A stretch of DNA from bacterium:
ATCGGTGCACGAAACGAGGTCGGAACAAAACTCTGTGCCCCTAAATGAAACACCACCTCTGGTTGGGTTAAGTTAAACGCAGCGATGATTGAATTGATATCCGTTAGATTTCCTTCAACCAGCTGGATTTGGTTTAAAGTTTTTGCAAGATTTGGATAATCCGGGACGCTATGCCGCCGAATTAGGCCATAGACATTACATTCTAATTCAAGGAGTTTTTCGACTAAATGACCGCCAACAAATCCGGTTATTCCAGTGATAAAAACTCTTTTCCCTTTCCAGAATGTTTTATCAACTAAATCTTTCTGCATCTCCTGTTCATAATTCGGAAAATGTTTAAGGTATTCATCTAAATGTTCTGGATCAATCAAATATTTTTTATCAATCATACGTTCTCCTTTTTAAAACCAAATTCGAATCATTAGATTTAAATTATTTTCTAATAGTTTATTATGTTAAATATGGTTTTGGACTTACGCTTTGGTTCTATAATACTCCAATAAATCAGATAATGTTTGGTGAAATGGAATTTGCGGGCTCCAGCCAGTCTGGTGCTTAAATTTTGAATTATCGCCAACTAAGATAGGTACATCTACCGGTCGAGTTCGATTCTGGTCTTGTACGATATCGATTTTCTCTGTAGTCATAGAAAGTAATAAATTGAGAATTTCACGAACTGAATAACCCTGACCAGAACAGACATTATAAACCTCCCCTGCTTCACCTCTTTCCATTGCTAACCAATACGCTCTAACTATATCGCGAACATCAGTGAAATCTCGGCATGTATCTAGGTTACCTACCATAATCTGCCGATTTTGCTTATTTTTTTCAATATCTGCAATTTGTTTTGCAAAAGCTGGACAAACGAAATCCGGTTTCTGTCCGGGACCAGTATGATTAAATGCCCGAATTCGAATAATGGGCAACTGATAATTTAGATAATATTGATAAGCGACCATTTCCTGCCCGATTTTACTTACCGCATATGGAGTTAAAGGCCGAAACGGTTGACTTTCTTTAATTGGTAATTCTTCGGGAAACACTTTCCCATACTGGTCAGCGGAA
This window harbors:
- a CDS encoding GDP-mannose 4,6-dehydratase encodes the protein MKLIITGINGFVGQHLAQYIISETKESLFGLDIQTVSCDLPGIILHTVDLMNTDQVAQTIATIQPDGIFHLAARTNVPESYQQQTATLMTNIVGTVNLLDAVRQANLPKCRIIIACSADQYGKVFPEELPIKESQPFRPLTPYAVSKIGQEMVAYQYYLNYQLPIIRIRAFNHTGPGQKPDFVCPAFAKQIADIEKNKQNRQIMVGNLDTCRDFTDVRDIVRAYWLAMERGEAGEVYNVCSGQGYSVREILNLLLSMTTEKIDIVQDQNRTRPVDVPILVGDNSKFKHQTGWSPQIPFHQTLSDLLEYYRTKA